A genomic stretch from Lathyrus oleraceus cultivar Zhongwan6 chromosome 2, CAAS_Psat_ZW6_1.0, whole genome shotgun sequence includes:
- the LOC127117839 gene encoding hydroxyproline O-arabinosyltransferase NOD3 isoform X1 has protein sequence MIVRKSLGRVKSVLILLMVLGFFFATYNLVSMIVGHKVGSDLGSIVDGKVEFTNTKSKFHVAVTATDAAYSQWQCRIMYYWYKKAKDMPGSAMGKFTRILHSGKEDQLMNEIPTFVVDPLPDGLDRGYIVLNRPWAFVQWLEKAVIDEEYILMAEPDHIFVNPLPNLASENEPAGYPFFYIKPAENEKIMRKFYPKEKGPVTDVDPIGNSPVIIHKYLLEEIAPTWVNVSLRMKDDPETDKVFGWVLEMYAYAVASALHGIKHTLRKDFMLQPPWDLEVGKTFIIHYTYGCDYNLKGKLTYGKIGEWRFDKRSYLMSPPPKNISLPPPGVPESVVRLVKMVNEATANIPNWDSLNRS, from the exons ATGATTGTGAGGAAAAGCCTAGGGAGGGTAAAGTCAGTACTTATCCTGCTTATGGTGTTGGGATTTTTCTTTGCGACTTATAATTTGGTTTCGATGATAGTAGGACATAAAGTAGGAAGTGATTTGGGATCTATTGTTGATGGCAAAGTGGAGTTTACGAATACGAAATCTAAATTCCATGTTGCTGTTACTGCAACCGATGCTGCTTACAGTCAATGGCAATGTAGGATTATGTATTATTGGTATAAGAAGGCGAAGGATATGCCTGGATCAGCTATGGGAAAGTTCACCCGGATTCTGCATTCAGGAAAGGAAGATCAGTTGATGAATGAGATTCCTACTTTTGTTGTTGATCCTCTTCCGGATGGTTTGGATAGG GGTTATATAGTCCTAAATAGACCATGGGCCTTTGTTCAATGGCTGGAGAAAGCGGTTATCGATGAAGA ATATATTCTGATGGCAGAACCTGATCACATATTTGTTAATCCTTTGCCTAATTTGGCTTCAGAAAACGAACCGGCAGGATATCCATTTTTCTATATAAAACCAGCCGAAAATGAGAAAATTATGAGAAAATTCTATCCTAAGGAAAAAGGTCCTGTTACTGATGTTGATCCCATTGGCAATTCCCCCGTTATAATCCACAAG TATTTGTTGGAGGAAATAGCTCCCACCTGGGTGAACGTTTCGTTGAGAATGAAAGATGATCCAGAGACTGATAAAGTTTTCGGATGGGTGCTTGAAAT GTATGCTTATGCTGTAGCGTCTGCGTTGCATGGTATAAAGCATACTCTGCGGAAAGACTTTATGCTGCAG CCGCCATGGGACTTAGAGGTAGGGAAGACGTTTATCATACATTATACATATGGATGTGACTACAATTTGAAG GGGAAACTGACATATGGGAAGATTGGAGAATGGCGTTTTGACAAGAGATCATATCTGATGTCTCCTCCTCCTAAAAACATTTCCTTACCACCTCCCGGAGTTCCCGAAAGTGTC GTGAGGCTAGTAAAGATGGTCAATGAGGCTACTGCAAACATACCTAATTGGGATTCATTAAATAGAAGCTAA